A stretch of the Aphelocoma coerulescens isolate FSJ_1873_10779 chromosome 22, UR_Acoe_1.0, whole genome shotgun sequence genome encodes the following:
- the TCIM gene encoding transcriptional and immune response regulator has protein sequence MKAKTSSSTPAMSTSLRVSPSVHGYRFDTALRKKAAANIFESINEESLQKLFRNSGDKKAEERAKIILATDQDMEEKTRALMALKQRRKDKLLQFLTFRKYSIKVH, from the coding sequence ATGAAAGCAAAGACAAGCTCCAGCACTCCAGCCATGTCCACGTCACTGAGAGTGAGCCCCTCGGTCCACGGCTACCGCTTCGACACGGCCCTGCGCAAGAAAGCCGCGGCCAACATCTTCGAAAGCATCAACGAGGAGTCCCTGCAGAAACTCTTCAGAAACTCCGGAGACAAGAAGGCAGAGGAAAGAGCCAAGATAATCCTCGCCACCGACCAGGACATGGAGGAAAAAACGAGAGCACTAATGGCATTaaagcagaggagaaaagaCAAACTGCTCCAGTTCCTGACATTTCGGAAATACTCCATTAAAGTTCACTGA